The DNA segment TCGTCGGCGTTCAGGCCAGAGACGTCCTCGCCTTCGAGCAGATAGCGGCCGCCGGTCGGCGTATCGAGACAGCCGAGAATATTCATCAAAGTCGACTTGCCGGAACCGGACGCGCCGACGATGGCGACGAATTCGCCCGGTTGGATATCGAGCGAAACACCGCGCAGGACCTCGACAGCCACGTCGCCGTTGACGAAGGTCTTGCGGATATCCTTGAGCGAGATGATCGGGGTCATCGGATTGCGTCCTTAGAACATCGGCGGCATGCCGCGCCGCGAATTACCCCGGCCGGACGTGGCTCTGTCACCGGACCCGCCATCCCCGGAGCCTTGGCTGACGACGATCGTGTCCTTTTCATCCAGACCTTCCTTGATCTCGACGCGCACCCGGTTGCGGATGCCGGTTTCGACCTTGCGGGTTTCACGGGTACCGGAGGCGGTGACGACCGTAATCTCCCCGGAGGCGCGGTCGCGGCCGAAATGAACGGCTGCGACCGGCACGGTCAGCACGTCCTTTGCCGAGGACTCGACGAAGAACACCTGCGCCGTCATGTTCATCATCAGCGTCCCATCGGGATTGGGCACGTCGAACAGGGCGTAATAGAGCACGACATTGTTTTCGGTCGCAGGCGTCGGCTTGATCTGGCGCAGGGTGCCGGGATAGCGCTTGCCCGGCTGGCCAAGCAGGGTGAAATAGGCATTCATGCCCAGTTTCAGCTTGCCGACATCGGCCTCAGACACCTGCGCTTCGACCGTCATGGTCGAGAGATTGCCGATGGTGACGATGGTCGGCGCCGTCTGGTTGGAATTCAGGGTCTGGCCTTCCTTGGCCGAGGTATCGATGATCGTTCCCGTCAGCGGCGCATAGATCTTGGTATAGCCAAGGCTGATGCGGGTATCCTTGAGCGTTGCCTCCTGCTTGCGGACCTGGGCTTTGAGCGAATCCACATTGGCTTCCGCTGCCGCCAGGGCCGCCACCGCCTCGTCGAGCGCCGACTGGGCGGCGCTGTTGCCTGCCACAAGCGCGCGCTGGCGCGTCAGGTTGGCACTGGCCAGAACCACCTGCGCCGATTTGTCGATCATCTGCGCTTCGAGATTGGCAAGCTCGGCCTCGGCGATTTCGATCTGCGTTTCGATGGAGGCGCTGTCGATCTCGGCGATCAGCTGGCCTTCCTTGACGCTATCGCCGATCTCGACCTTGAGGCTCTTCAATTGGCCCGAAACCTGGGCGCCGACATCGACATCCTTGATGGGGCTCAAAAGACCGGATGCGGTGACGCTATTTTCGATATCGCCGCGCAGCGGCATTTCCGTTACGGCGGCGGCTGCCGCTTCCTGCTTGCCATAGACAGACCAGCCGTACCAGGCAGCCGCTCCGAGAACCACAACCGGAAGGATCAGCCAGCGCTTGCGCATCCGGCGGCGCCTGCTGCGGGCAGGCACCGGCTGAGGCGCGGCAGCAGCGTCCAGCTCTTCAACCGCAGGAGCAATTTTCCGGGTGGCATCCGCCATTCACATCTCTTTCGGCTTCAATCAGGGGTCGCGGTCTTCATTTTCGCGACAGATAGATTGAAACTACGCCATAATGAAGTCCAACATCATGAAATCTCTGTAATCTTTCCCGTTTTTCGTTTCGCAATGTTTCCACTCAAACTGAAAACAACGCGGCAGTTGAGGTGTGTCCCCTCACCTGACAGCGATGTCCCCGGATTTGGAACCTCAGCGGCAAGTTCGACGTTTCCGTGCATCCAACAAACGCCGGAGCTCTATCCATGCGCACGCGAACCCCACCGACCAAACCCAGCGACGAAGCCGACCGCAAGCAACTCGACATGGCGCGCGCCGAGGGCGACGCCTACCAGGCATCCCTGCGCTACATGGCTGAAGAGGTGGCAGACAGCGGCGGCACGCAGCGGGCCGGCGACTATATCGTCGGCTATGCCCAGGAGCGGGCTGAGGGCATGTATATGCTCAAAAGCGAAGGCGAACTCGAATGGACGGAGCCGGACACGGAGAATTGCCATATCGAGATCTCGGTCAGCGATGCCGGCGATCACCGCTTCATCCCCTATTTGAAGATCAAGGCGAGCCTGAAACCCGCAGATGGTAGCCGCAAGATCGGGCCTTTCGAGGTGCCGTTTCTCTGGCACCCGGGGCTTTACCATTATGGCCGCAATATCAAGGTCCCTGGCGACGGCAAATATACGCTGACCGTGACCATCAAGCCGCCCGCCTTCATGCGCCACGACAAGACCAACGGGCTGCGCTACGCCGACACCGTGGAAGTGGAATTCCGCGACATCATGATCAAGTCCGGCAAGGAATAGCCGCTTAAAACATCCGCCAGGCAATCACGATCAGCGTCACCGCGATCACCCAAAGCGCTGCACGGCCGGAGCGGCTATGACGCGCCTCGGCCCGGCCGATGGCCTCGGCAGTCTGGGCATCGAAGCGCATGCCGTTTTCGGCCATGGCGGTGATTTCACGCGAGAATTTCTCGGTCTTGGCGGCAATCTCCGGTGCGGCTTCCGCCAGCCTGACGGCGGCATGAAGGGCCTCCTTGACGTCTCCGAGGATACGCTTGGGGCCGAGATTATCGCGGATCCAGGCGCCGACCACCGGCTCGGACGCTTTCCACATATTGAAGCGCGGATTGAGCGTGCGGGCGACACCTTCGACGACGACCATGGTCTTTTGCAGCATGACCAGTTCGGGCCTTGTCTCCATGTCGAAGAGTTCGGTGACCTCGAACAGCAGCGTCAAAAGCTTGGCCATGGAGATGGTTTCGGCCGGCTGGCCGTGGATCGGTTCGCCGATGGCGCGGATCGCCTGGGCGAAGCTTGCGACATCATGGTGGGAGGGCACATATCCCGCCTCGAAATGTACATCGGCGACACGGCGGTAGTCACGGGTGATGAAGCCATAAAGGATTTCGGCAAGGAAGCGGCGCTCCTTTTTGCCGAGACGGCCGACAATGCCGAAATCGA comes from the Pararhizobium qamdonense genome and includes:
- a CDS encoding efflux RND transporter periplasmic adaptor subunit, with the protein product MADATRKIAPAVEELDAAAAPQPVPARSRRRRMRKRWLILPVVVLGAAAWYGWSVYGKQEAAAAAVTEMPLRGDIENSVTASGLLSPIKDVDVGAQVSGQLKSLKVEIGDSVKEGQLIAEIDSASIETQIEIAEAELANLEAQMIDKSAQVVLASANLTRQRALVAGNSAAQSALDEAVAALAAAEANVDSLKAQVRKQEATLKDTRISLGYTKIYAPLTGTIIDTSAKEGQTLNSNQTAPTIVTIGNLSTMTVEAQVSEADVGKLKLGMNAYFTLLGQPGKRYPGTLRQIKPTPATENNVVLYYALFDVPNPDGTLMMNMTAQVFFVESSAKDVLTVPVAAVHFGRDRASGEITVVTASGTRETRKVETGIRNRVRVEIKEGLDEKDTIVVSQGSGDGGSGDRATSGRGNSRRGMPPMF
- a CDS encoding iron transporter, coding for MRTRTPPTKPSDEADRKQLDMARAEGDAYQASLRYMAEEVADSGGTQRAGDYIVGYAQERAEGMYMLKSEGELEWTEPDTENCHIEISVSDAGDHRFIPYLKIKASLKPADGSRKIGPFEVPFLWHPGLYHYGRNIKVPGDGKYTLTVTIKPPAFMRHDKTNGLRYADTVEVEFRDIMIKSGKE